GCGCTGCGAACGGGAAGGTCTTCGAAGGGGTCGAAGGGGAAGGGGAAGGTCCGTACTTGGTAGGGGTGGGTCTTAGGATAAAGGCCATCGCTAACAAATTCAAGCTATCGTCTAATTGGCTACAAAAGAACCTGTTTCCGCACAAGAAACAGCATGCTCCATAGGGCAAGCAAAGTCCTTCAGGGCATGCCGTAAGACTTGTCAATAATCGTAGCTATGCCGAAGATTTCTCTTCTTGACCTCGCCGATCGCACGAGCGATCACTCATCTGGTCGGCGCCCGGCATTGCAACGACACCTGCCTAAAGTGCTAACTCCTGACGGGTTCAATTTCCGACATCGTCTTAGCGCTCCTCAACATGAGCCAAACTTCCAAAGTAAGGCTGTGCAGAAGCAGATACTGAGCAGTAGCTGTCCTAAGCAAGTGAAACAGACGCGCGGAACGGGTTCGTCTACCGCTCGTCAAACAAACCCAGGCTGAGTAGTAAAGACCTTTTTGTGTGAGGTAGCACCTCGGGGAGGGATGAACATGCTGAGCCTCGTATTGTTCAATTCTGCTGTGAATAGCACGTCGTCAGCTTTGATACTCAGACAAACATAAACCGAAGCACACCCGGGCCCTCACTGTGCAGGACGACCAAGCCCCGATCACCAACCCAAACAATCAACCACAACCATGAAGTCCTCGACTCTGCTCATCGCACTTCCCCTCGCAGTTTCCGCCTCAGTTCCCACCATCTTCAGCGGCTGCAATTACAAGCCCATCGGCGTGGAGCCTTGGTACAACTGCAACGAGCAGAACGGGGGGTCGGACCCTTGTGCTGAGCAACAGGATTGCTACATGGCCTGCGGCAGTGCGGGCTCCAACGACAAGAAGGATGACTTCGTTATTGTCGCCGAGTGGAATGGCAATTCTCAGGGTACCTGCAACTGCAAGTGTTACCTGAAGTAGATTGCGCGAAGGAACGTATGTCAGGGACAGTGGCAGAGGAGAAAGGCAGTAGATGAAGGGGGTTAAGGTTGGAGGCAGAGACTCATCGTATGTGAGACCGTCTGATTGGTATGCAGGATCATGCTGACGTTCCGTGTCCAGATCCCCGATGTTCTGTCCTGAACTATATCTCAACCGAAGAAGGATATGTGAAGACATCATGCCATGGCTTGGAAAACAATACATGTATCTGATTCGGATTGGTTCAACATCACGAGGCTCCGTGTTCGCTCAACTCCATGCCTTCTGCGATATTCCCCATGCTGATCCAGCGGATGGACTTTGGCCTCTCTCGGAAGTTCAACTCTAGATCCTCTGTCATCTTACAGCTTACCATACCGACTGCTCGCCGGTCTTGCTCTTTCTCTTCACTAAGCTACTTTTCCGAGCAGCCATAGTTCTTCTGTCAAATACTTCTTGGCAATGGCGTGCGTCATCTCACTGGCTGCTAACCAATTCTAGGCAATGGCGTGTGAGGTCATCTGATAGTCGTCGTCTTCCAGTACGAGGGATCTGGAGCGGAAGGACTCGTGTTATTCGATCCGTCGTGGCACTGTACTCAGATCATGACGAGGCCCATAAGCTGCCAAGCATGGCCGAGCGGATGAGTGCACTTTCCTGCCTTCGAAGCCGATCAACAGTTGCCCTCAAACGACGTCCAAACAGCCCGATCGCAATAGCCCGTCTCGATGTTGGAGCTCAAATGTTGTCGTTGATAGATTTGAAGTCCAGAACCGTTTGTCAAAGGGTCGTTTTTGGTGGTTGTACTTGTGGGAAAATAACAGACTTTGTTCCTGCAAACTCTATTGTCAGCGAGAATAGCATCATGTGCAAGGCTGGCCTGCCGAACCAATTCAAGGATTCTGTCAGCCGCACACGCAATTGTACGCAGCACGTCCTTTGTTCTGCTATTCTTACAGCATGGGCAACATCGTACTGACACCATGTGGGCAGTTTCCCAAGAATGGATGACAGTAAAGATCCGGCCGCCTCCAGAGGCTGTGCAATACTTGCTGGCGATGGTACATATAAGAGGCGTAGGTGAGTACGACGGAAAGAATATCGCAAACACAGCATTCAAGCAGCAGCACAAAGCGTCTCAAATCATCTCATCTCCACATACCAGCAGCGCAAATCTTCATACCACAACACCACCCACCAAACCAACACCAAGATGTACACTTCAGCCATCATTCTCTCAACGCTCTTCGCCTCAGCTCTCGCAGCTCCAACAGAAAAGCGTCAAGCCGGCATCACCATCGACTTCATCGGCGGCCCCGCAAGCTACAGCTTGACCATCCCACAAGACGGCAGCTGGGTTCCCACGAACAGCGACCTCAACATCTCCAAGCTGAGGTCTTCCGCCAACATTCTCCAGATCTGCCAGTTCCAGACCAACCCCCCACCAGCTCAGGCTGCTGCAGCCGTATATGTTCCAAGCGACGATGGCGCTATTGATGTTGGGCCACCACAGCCGATTGTTGCTGTTAGCTGCTCGGGATACTAGGATGGATGTGTTGATGTAATAGAGACATGAGGTGATGATTGTGTGATTGGATGTGCATGGAAAGCGAGCATTTGTTTGGGATGCATGTATGTGGTCGTAGTATGAGGCATTGCGAATTGGTAGAGCATGAAACGAATTCCTCCGTCGAAGAACAATCCTGTAAAAACGTGGAACGTCATGTCGTGTGACCAAGTGATGATTTACGGCGAAGGACTGACATCTACATTGAATAATTATTCTGTAAGCAGGCACCGCAGTGATCGATTTGCCGATTTGATACAGCTGCCTTCAATCATCAACAGATCCAAACGCAACCAACTTTTCGTTGACGACGATATAACACACAACGCACATACGGTTCAAAGGTGAGCTCTAACCTCCTTCACAATCCGAGCGTCCAGCAAAGCGGAACGCCCAGCTTTCACCGCAGCCACAGCTTCCGGTAATCTGGCAGCCAGCTCCTCGACCGTGGCCGCCGACTCTGCCCAACACCCTCCGCCAGATGCTCCTTTCGCAATAGTGCAGTAGTCTGGGTTTGGTGAGAAAGAGATGTTGAGCTCCTGGTTGTTGACCTTTGAACCAAACCCGTTCGGATGCACTAGTTGCATCGAGTGTCGGGGTGCATTCCAGCCTGTATCAATCGTCAGTCAATAATCTCATGCACAAGAACATCCAGTCTCACCATCATTATTCAGCAGAATCGTCAGCACCGGAATCTTATACTTCTGCCCGATCCAGAATACACTCGAAGGCATCGAGAAGAGAAAACACCCATCTCCTACGATCTGACAGACGAACGCTCCCTTCCCTGGTCCGCCGTTCAAGCTATCAGTAGCCATCTTGATACCTAAAGCCCCACCGCCTGACCAACCCAACCCGCCGCCACCACAGTTCAGCCAGCTTCCGGGAAGTGTTGCCTGTATCTGATCGGCCACGTGAGGTGTGTTTGTCACAGCCTCAACTGCCCAGATTGTGTCCGGAGGGCAGCTCTTCCGGACTTGGGCCAGTAGATATGGCGCACCGAATGTAGTGTCAGGATGCGGCACGGCCTGTGAGACAATGCTCCGTAGTAGAGTAGTATGTGATGCCTGTAGCGCAGACTTCCGTTGCTGATATGCATCACGCTTCTGCAGGATCTTCTGTTGACACGCCTTGTCCACAGCGAGTGACTGCAGGATTTGCGTCAGTGCCGCTGTAACGCTCACCCGACAACGGAGAACAGCATCGATATAGAACAGCGGCATTTGTTGCTTCAGTGGGTCCGTATCAAGGTGTATGATGGTCGCATCCTCGCGTGGTACACATTGTGTATTGATCCAAGGCACATCGCAATCAAGCACAAGAATCATGTCGGCAGAGCGTATGCTATCGTGCGAGCCGTATCGGAATCCTAGCCAAGCTGGGTGATCCGCAGGAAATGACATGTCGGAGCCGCCTGTATCCAGAACGCGCAGACCAGGGATCGTATTTGCAAGCTGGACTAGAGAGGCGACCACTTTTGCATCTCGACCGCCGTAGCCCGTGACGACGAGAGGCTCCCTGCCCTTGATGAGGCAGTCTGTGATGAACGCAAGTTGCTCTGCCGTTAGACCTCCAAGTTCGATCGGCTTCCAGAACTTCTGCTGAATGGTGTATGGCTCGATGACTTCTTCCATTACCTCCCGAGTACCCTGCAGGTAGACCGGTCCCTTGGGTTCGCTGCCACATATGTCAACAATCGGGCTTCCCCCAAGCTCCATCATGCATCGAAGCTCAGACCGAGACTTACCTGGTAGCGAAACTCAACGCTCGATTCACAATCTGCTTGATATTCCTTCCCTTCTTGATCTCCGCAGTATATCGACAATACTGCGCCACTATAGCCTTCTGATCTGGAACATCCTGCATCCAGTGAATGAATTCGGTCCGGCTCCCGCGATACTCCCCTTCTTGGGTGCAAGGTGACAGACCAGCAAAGATCAACACAGGAGCTCGCCCCACGCTGGCGTTGTGAACTGCACATCCCAAGGCCTGAGTGCCAACATCGACGTGAACTATCACCGCCTGTGGCTGTCCAGTGACACGGGCATATCCGTCGGCAATAGAGAGTGCCACCATCTCACTTGGGCAGGTAATAAACTTCGGGAATCGATCAGGTCGTTCTTTCTGTCCCTTCACCATGGCTTCCATGAGACCTGGGTGATCTGATCCAAGATTGACGAAGCAGTATCTTACGCCCGCCTGTGATGCTGTCAGCAGAGAATGCTGATCAACGTGCGAGACTACATACATCCCATAGCGCTTCGCAGAAGG
Above is a genomic segment from Fulvia fulva chromosome 3, complete sequence containing:
- a CDS encoding Sulfoacetaldehyde acetyltransferase gives rise to the protein MATEYTASSAFCEALWDAGVRYCFVNLGSDHPGLMEAMVKGQKERPDRFPKFITCPSEMVALSIADGYARVTGQPQAVIVHVDVGTQALGCAVHNASVGRAPVLIFAGLSPCTQEGEYRGSRTEFIHWMQDVPDQKAIVAQYCRYTAEIKKGRNIKQIVNRALSFATSEPKGPVYLQGTREVMEEVIEPYTIQQKFWKPIELGGLTAEQLAFITDCLIKGREPLVVTGYGGRDAKVVASLVQLANTIPGLRVLDTGGSDMSFPADHPAWLGFRYGSHDSIRSADMILVLDCDVPWINTQCVPREDATIIHLDTDPLKQQMPLFYIDAVLRCRVSVTAALTQILQSLAVDKACQQKILQKRDAYQQRKSALQASHTTLLRSIVSQAVPHPDTTFGAPYLLAQVRKSCPPDTIWAVEAVTNTPHVADQIQATLPGSWLNCGGGGLGWSGGGALGIKMATDSLNGGPGKGAFVCQIVGDGCFLFSMPSSVFWIGQKYKIPVLTILLNNDGWNAPRHSMQLVHPNGFGSKVNNQELNISFSPNPDYCTIAKGASGGGCWAESAATVEELAARLPEAVAAVKAGRSALLDARIVKEVRAHL